The sequence below is a genomic window from Mycobacteriales bacterium.
CTGCAGCGTCGTGCTCCCGAGGAACAGCCCGAGGGCCAAGGCCAGGAAGACCGCGACGATCGAGACGATGTGGTAGCGGAAGTCGATCAACGACGACGTCCTCTCATGCGGCCGAGCCTATCCGCGCCGGGGTGCCGCCATGCCGTGCTGCGAGCCGCTCAGCCGACCGTGATTCGCCCCTGGATCGGGTTCGAGGCGCCATCGGCGGCGAGCGCGCTGCCCGCGGAGTTCGCCGCCTCGAGCCGCCAGGTGTAGCTCCCGGGCGACAGCTTGTGGCCGGCGGCGTCCCGCCCGTCCCAGCGCACGGACACGTCGCCCAGGGCCGCGTCCGCGGCCGCGCACTTCAGGGTCCGTTCGACGGTCGCTCCCGCGAGGATCTGCACGTGGCACGCGGTCATCGCGGCCGACATCGGGATGAAAGCCGACCACGGAAGCTTCTTGGTCGGTGTCGCCGACGTCGGGGCAAGCCGGTCGCCGAGGTAGCGCGGGGCCTGCGGCGTGGGGGCGACCGGCAGCGGAGCGACGCGTGCCCGGTTGGCGCCGTCGATCCACGCGATCAGCCCGCCGTCGACGGCAACCCCGTCCGGCGCGTCCGGCAGCAGGCCGGTGTCCGCCACGGACAGCACGCGAGTGCGGTGCGACGACCCGTAGTGCTGCAGGTAGTAGTCCGCGCGGGTGCCGGTGTCCTTGAGCTCGAGTACGCCGTCGGACGTCGCGGCCTGCGGCGCGTAGGCGCCCAGCAGCGAGACCGCCGGTGCCATCGTGGCGGCATCGCGATAGGCCTCGTGGATCACGGTCTTCGGCTGGGCAGCGACCACCTGCCACATCACGTCGTCGCCGTACTCGCTGACCCGTGCGGTCAGACCGGCCCGCTGCCTCACCGGCACCGCCGCCCGAAGCTTCACCGGGGTGGCGGCACCGGACAGCGCCCGGCGCCACACCGAGCCGTCGGCGTCGACGTAAGCGAGGTAGTTGCCCCAGATCGCCGCCGCGATCGCACCGGCGATCGTCGTGGCCCGGCCGGTGCGAAGGTCGTACAGCACGGGAGGCCCGGCCGGGCTGGTCTGGTAGACCAGCCGATTGCCCGAGAGGTCGACGCCGCTCGCGGCGTGCT
It includes:
- a CDS encoding FlgD immunoglobulin-like domain containing protein, giving the protein AGRIGYYSDRTAGVTTWSSTVAGEPGALTVSSAVSLGHPGAGADSDVAGETRLSLSGANTAAAGTAHSISITSPVRTTTVATKHAASGVDLSGNRLVYQTSPAGPPVLYDLRTGRATTIAGAIAAAIWGNYLAYVDADGSVWRRALSGAATPVKLRAAVPVRQRAGLTARVSEYGDDVMWQVVAAQPKTVIHEAYRDAATMAPAVSLLGAYAPQAATSDGVLELKDTGTRADYYLQHYGSSHRTRVLSVADTGLLPDAPDGVAVDGGLIAWIDGANRARVAPLPVAPTPQAPRYLGDRLAPTSATPTKKLPWSAFIPMSAAMTACHVQILAGATVERTLKCAAADAALGDVSVRWDGRDAAGHKLSPGSYTWRLEAANSAGSALAADGASNPIQGRITVG